GTGCTATGTTTGGCATTATGAAGTTATTTGATTGGGATCTTGAAAAGAATCAACAGTTAATACGTGAGCGCGGCATAAGCTTCGAGGAAATTGTTTTTCACATCACGCAAGGGGGACTACTCGACATCATTGAACACCCCAACAAGAAGAAATATCCATCA
The window above is part of the Candidatus Omnitrophota bacterium genome. Proteins encoded here:
- a CDS encoding BrnT family toxin, encoding MKLFDWDLEKNQQLIRERGISFEEIVFHITQGGLLDIIEHPNKKKYPSQRIFVVNVENYVVLVPFVESGKGVFLKTIIPSRKMTRQYLGGEDYETQ